One window from the genome of Glycine soja cultivar W05 chromosome 12, ASM419377v2, whole genome shotgun sequence encodes:
- the LOC114379585 gene encoding apoptosis-inducing factor homolog A-like, protein MEKHDGNKRVVIIGGGVAGSLVAKSLQFHAHVTLVDPKEYFEITWASLRSMVEPSFAERSVINHRDYLTNGNIVTSNAVNVTETEVLTSDGDRIHYDYLVIATGHADDVPQSRRERLNQFKEDNQKIKSAHSILIVGGGPTGVELAGEITVDFPDKKVTIVHKGPRLLDFVGTKAADKTLKWLESRNVVVKLEQSIDLNELTYEQKTYRTSNGETIEADCYFLCLGKPLASAWLEETVLKNDLDDLGRIKVDGKLRVVGRTNIFAIGDITDVPEIKQGFAAQQHAIVVSKNLKAMIDGGRECSQCRMDTYKPQLAMAVVSLGRKDAVAQLPFLTISGRIPGLIKSGDLFVGRTRKQMGLNPDTSQA, encoded by the exons ATGGAAAAACATGATGGGAACAAGAGAGTGGTGATCATAGGAGGTGGTGTTGCAGGCTCCCTCGTCGCCAAATCTCTCCAATTCCATGCTCATGTCACCCTCGTTGATCC GAAGGAATATTTTGAGATTACATGGGCAAGTTTGAGGTCAATGGTTGAGCCATCTTTTGCAGAGAGGTCGGTGATCAATCATAGAGATTACCTTACCAATGGCAATATCGTTACGTCCAATGCAGTCAATGTAACAGAAACCGAAGTGTTGACTTCAGATGGCGATCGAATTCACTATGACTATCTTGTTATTGCCACTGGCCATGCAGATGATGTCCCCCAAAGTAGGAGAGAAAGACTTAATCAATTCAAAGAAG acaatcaaaaaataaaatccgcTCATTCCATTCTGATTGTTGGAGGAGGTCCCACTGGCGTGGAACTTGCTGGAGAGATAACTGTTGATTTTCCGGATAAGAAGGTTACAATAGTGCACAAAGGACCGAGGCTGCTGGATTTCGTAGGGACAAAAGCCGCAGATAAGACTCTTAAATGGTTGGAATCAAGGAATGTTGTGGTGAAACTAGAGCAATCAATTGACTTGAACGAATTAACATATGAACAGAAGACATATCGAACTTCAAATGGAGAGACCATTGAGGCAGATTGTTATTTCTTATGCTTAGGGAAACCGCTTGCATCAGCATGGCTTGAGGAAACTGTGTTGAAGAATGATTTGGATGATCTTGGAAGGATTAAGGTAGATGGAAAATTGAGAGTCGTTGGTAGGACAAACATTTTTGCAATTGGAGACATCACAGATGTTCCA GAAATCAAGCAAGGTTTTGCAGCTCAGCAGCACGCCATAGTGGTTTCGAAGAACTTGAAGgcgatgatagatggaggaaGAGAATGTAGTCAATGTAGGATGGACACTTATAAGCCACAGTTAGCAATGGCAGTAGTTTCACTTGGGAGGAAAGATGCGGTAGCACAGTTACCATTCTTGACAATCAGTGGAAGAATTCCTGGACTCATTAAGTCTGGTGATTTGTTTGTTGGtagaacaagaaaacaaatgggACTCAACCCTGATACTTCACAAGCTTGA